The Aedes albopictus strain Foshan unplaced genomic scaffold, AalbF5 HiC_scaffold_132, whole genome shotgun sequence DNA window tgcgttacggcccatacaaaaattttcaggttttcatacaaaaaagcgttacggaggggggagggggggtcaaaaattgtcgattttagcgttacgtaataaatggatgctgcctattatagcggcaaattgttgattcagtattatcaagaatttgatgttaactaaataaatgaatgaatgtactagagtgtccttcccgggacgtcccgggacaagaattcccgggatttgaatgatttcgggatttcccgaatctcGGGATATAATTTTagaaatcccgacaatcccgggaatcccggaatgaagATCATTCGTAGCTAAAACTGCCAGATATCCAAGCAAAactttgttttcacttttggaatTTTATCGGTTTTCTCACATACTACCCATTGGGCTTTGGACACTAGGTTATACTTAAGAAAACATTCACGACAAATTTGGttttatctctctctcttcttggcgtaacgtccccactgggacaaagcctgcttctcagctatgagcacttccacagttattaactgagagcttcctctgccaatgaccattttgcatgtgtatatcgtgtggcaggcacgaagatactctatgtccaaggaagtcaagtaaatttcctttacgaaaagatcctggaccggctgggaatcgaacccgtcatccccagcatggtcatgctggatacccacgcctttacagctgtggctatatgggcccttggttTTATATAATGccttaaaattaaatttttaattatACTGGTTTATTCAGTGGCGATAAGAACTAACTGGATGTGACCCAACTATTATATTACATTGTAATGTTTGGAAACCTGAGTCCAAACTTGTACTATATTATGTGAATTATCCAATTTGTTTAGAAGAGAATTCATGAGTCTCAAAAACGAGTACAACgtctttaaaattattaaaaaaccgcaattgcaaaaaaaGCCAAACTtctgtactcaaatattcataaaacTATGAGTTCAAAAGATTCCCTAAAATTGCAATGAGGTTGAACAGATGCGTTTTCTTACAATGCACCAAAAATACAAACATCATCCGTAGCGATATTGGACGGATTATAATGCTTTTTCCACTCAAAATATAAGATATTTGTAGAAAATTAACTTGCAATAAATTAGCTACTAAAGAATTAAAAACAGACATTTCTTGGTGAACTTAACATTGATCCTTTATTTCTCTTTATAGATGATTTTTTACATAGAATAATGGTTCATTACATTGTACAATAATTGGATAAAATGGCTTATaatgaaaacaaaatataaatgtgtgaaataaataataatatttgaactgcacaagagcaaaacaaaacaaatttctaggtttttattgaaattaaaaaaaatcccgggatcccgggatttcccgggattagctgagtattttgtcccgaatcccgggacaagaaaattggccgggaaatggacactctagaaTGTACATATGTATGATGCTCGTGTATGTTTCGCTTTAGATTCCATCAATTACTGAAAAACttatctgctattctgctattatcaacgcatcccctggctttcgcccatctgcgttgtcttttcactaggcaatacgtctaccaattgatgtttatgggcttgccggaccaagtcatgtagctaagccaaacaccccacctacaactgttgggtaggcaccattgtcccgcccactggtcttttacagctagttgtaggtgcatgtgtgcgtgtaagtattggagtgtgtgtgtcagtgttggtgtattgtaggcgccaactcgttctaatccactctgatagctaacaccctattgaaccattacccttaaatttggcaatctatgaaatagaatgagttaaacgcctgtaaaaacAGCCAGTCAAATCAAataaggaatattagtattaaagcgaagatacaacgaagcaatgcCCCGAACCTCAAGTgtacaaaccccaagaaccaaatgacaggcagcgccgataagtcgatcgactggccaccatcagtgaataaccaatcgagtaaaccccccagcacaaactgccaccagctcccccgacctgcgcccaacaaatccgaggcacagcccagccttagcttcaccttaaaaccaaaatctagattacagagcacaatacttcccaagtaaccacgcagctcgagccgcaaatcacgcacaacacggcacaaataagacaaacactaccacgcccgtacaaccaaaaccgacctagagtagagaagggtctcttttcactccaacccggactcaactgcacccacagggcagcgcacctcacccacaccgcactcattcatgcatcactgtccgagccgcacggtcacctgggttgagtctatctgcatgacctcgcccaacccgtaacgcagagtttgaatccctctcttgcattacaaagtactccctcttcccaaaaatctgtgcgtggtataaatgagatcttaaggctgaagaaatcgtcaccaatacaaccgccaacactgagcactcaatgatgtcggccttatcaacgacgaccccctcagtcccaaacccaattatcccacactacccaagtaaccaccctgctgaagccgtaagcaccgcacgcacaaagcacacacacaccgacacgcaccaccccacacaaaccaccaaggccgaacaaaagcggaaagcggtgccaccactgctgaatcacgactttttcagtataattcagcaatcgtagatccattcctcgaccctactcagccctaacagtccatagcaatgcctgtcaatatatgcgcctcacacatgcaacccctacaccctaacagtatagtcacttgggtatccctgggttttgacatgatggtcagggatcacagccatcaaaacgttccacactttatcagggcttacgacctgtagacatgatgatttctcaatagtttcaagctctttcggaccttccgctattggagacaatcatggctagcggtgttaattACTGAAAAACTTATCATTATTAAACTAACCTTGTTACTGAACGCACGTTTTTCTTCAAAGATAATTATAATGTAATATTTTAGCGGTAAGCGTTGTATAGAATTGCCGCTTGACTTGTTCGAATTCTGCATCAACTAAGTAGGTAGAACGATGCCTAATCCATTTTCTGAACCGCAGAGCGAATAATACCAAATGTATCGCATAATAAACTGTGCGTTTTAACAAATCGAATTTTCAAATATTATCGTGAACTATTATGATGGATCAGCACGACCTATGTTGCGAAACATTTCAGCCAAGAATGTTAGATAGGAACCTATTTTGCAAGGGCTTTATTAATGATGTGATATCTGCATAAATAAAATCACTAAAGAGAAATTACGTAACAAGTTGCCCATCAACCACCATGTTTCAGGCAACAACATAACCATAGTTTCTCACACCTTCTTGGAAAGCTCAAGTTTTTCCAGCACACTCGGCAAATGCTCCAATAGTTCCGATTCACTCATATTGAACTGATTGGCAGCCCAAATCATTTTCAGTTCGCTCATTACCTGACCCAGCTTTTGACCCTTCGGTGCACCTTTTTCGATCAAGGCGTTACCCTTGAGGGGAAAGGCTGGAATCTCCCACTCCTTGAGCTGATTGTACAGATCCCGTTTGCCGTGATACCGGAGTAGCTCCAGAACATACTCCTTCTTAAGCTTCGCGCTTCCGATGGTATGGAGTGTCAGCTGTTGATATGGTCTGAAATGTATAGAATAGATTAGAACTCGATGAGCTGCGGGCAAAGATTATGTAAGAACTTACAGAAGTTCATCgacttccttgaattcctctcgGTTCTGCGTAAGAAAGTAGGATAACTCTCTTTCGAAGACTGTGAATTTCAGTCGTAAGTTGAGGGTAATTGCATCCTCTGGAACTCGTAGCAAGGCCGAAAGGACTGTTATGGGTTGTATTTCGCCTTTGTGAGCGGATTCTACCCTTTTGAATACAGCCTTGAATTCATCCGTGTTTGGCTTTTCGGGCAGACCTGAAAAGCACATTCATTCATACACATGTGACCTACTCTACTTTTGATCTTATCTTACCCATGTGAGGAGCCAATCCACAGTCTATCATCTTGATCGTCAAATTGCAACCGAAATTTCCCGACAATATCTTCTTCCACTCCTGCCAGATTCTCTCGCCGCTGATCCTTGCCAGTCCGGAAGCGTTCTTTGCGATGATCCGTAGGGTTTCTTCATCGTGATTATTTTCCTGCTCGGCTATCCTTCCGTAGAACCGGAAGTATCGCAAAATGCGGAGATAATCTTCCTTGATTCGCAAATCCGGATCGCCGACGAATGCCACGCGACGTTTCTGTAGATCTTCGTATCCGTAGAAGTAGTCGTACACTTTACCGTCGAATCCTGGAAAAAACGTAAGTAATTGGCATGAATAATAATCATCCAAAatagtaatttgtaatttgttgttttattgtaaATAGAGTAGAATGTTTTGCAGAAGTCTAAACAAAGTGTTTATCAACGGTTGTGATGCGAACGCGCACCACTTTGTATTAAGTAGTACAGGGGTCAACAGTAGAGGTCAGTCTCTTTTTGACTTCATAATTTTGAGAAGTTTTCGTATATTTACTAAAGCTTTACTTTACTTCGTAGTTCACTATCTATAGAAATCTGTCAAGTATCTGATGAAGTATCCATGACAGAGACAGAGCATATGCAAATTCTATCAAAAACCTATGTATTGCAATACTTAATGTAAATCAAAATTCCACTTACCCAAAAACATCGAATTGATGGTCAAGTCGCGCCTATTGGCATCCAGCAGCCAGTCCGTGGTATGGATCACTTCAGCATGCCGGCCATCCGTCACAGCATCAATTCTGAGAGTAGTGATTTCAAAGTTTTCCTTATCGTTGATCCTCGGCGTGATCGTTCCATGCTTTTCTCCGTTCATGTTGACCATACGGATGTTTTCCTTGGTGAAAATTTCCTTCATTTCCGTTGGCGTAGCCGTCGTAGCAATATCTATGTCCTTGGGGCATTTCCCCATAAGGATGTCCCTGTTGATATAGGTAAAACGGGCAATCAGCATTTAAAATGTTATTCCCCATCAACATGAATTCCATACCTCACAGCTCCTCCAGCGACACGAATCTCATAATTGTATCTCTtgaacaaatcaatcaaatcttcGAGTTCTTTCGTAAAAATGGACCGAAATTCAGGCGTATCGATCTTCAGCACCACCGGATCCGGCCGGGCGATTGCACTTGCTTCCATTCTGCGTTTCACGATGAATTCCGACCACCGATCGTTTGCCCTTTGGCAGAAGCAATTCTACGGTTAATGTACGTTCACAATTTTAACCGGTGATGCCGCAATGCTTATAAATACTAAGGCCACTTACTGTGAATTCTCTGCGAAAATTCCGAACGATCACTAGTCGATTGGAAATTTTGCTCAAAATCATTCCCGCGCACCACACAATCTGGGATCGATCTCAATGCAAAAGTTgcgttgttttgttttgttttattatgtttccagttcaaaaccgaattagcgacattttttcttcgacttccgctgcttttgccttgcgttaaacacaatgtcggaagtggggcgctgtatagagcaccaggtgtacaatacagcgccccacttccgacattgtgtttaacgcaaggcaaaagcagcggaagtcaaagaaaaaatgtcgctaattcggttttgaactggaaacataatacttgCCTTGCCGTCCGCGCCGCGACGCCGCTGCCGGCTTTCGCGCAACTGTCAAAAACATCTGGAAAATGGAGGCGGGATTAACGCTGGGCGAGATTAACGGCGCCACAGTAAACACGCTAACTTTCAAGTATCCGTTCCTTGGTTTTTTGTTAcccacactcagaaataaaagtatacacggaattactattatttatgcattttgtatccgcatctgtctcactctctttctgttttcatgctatccgctgcttcgtctgggttgacaaatcacttcgcttcaacccaggctaaacggcagatagcatgaaaacagaaagagagtgagagagatgcggatacaaaatgcacaAATAATAGTAtttaattccgtgtatacttttatttctgagtgcacAAGGTTACCCATTTTTGTATCGGTgaaccatagacaaacagacgtaaagcccagttttgtgttcaaaaggaatctctcaaaattcttgaccgattcctgacagaatttctatacgatgactgccatttgaactgtcatttctttgcAACTGAGTAAATACTGTGATCGAAAAAAATCGGTTTCTTAGGCGATTCTGGCAAGGAATATTCCAAGTGGTTTCCAACGAGGTTTCCAACCGTCATTGCGAGCGGGAGCgcgaggaaacaacccactgctgcactcagaaataaaagtatacacggaattacaattggcttctttaagagcacctttaacggtgcgcttctataccccgtttggcagccctccatcattgcagcaaactttaccggtcgctgctggatgcgctcgcaaaatagtagcgctatgggtgggtgaccaaatatagtagcggaacagttgcgctgctaaaaattatatgggaatatgacagccctgccgatacgaatcaaggtgactgatttgattgctaccggtgtggaaaagggtggttaagtcaaaatggtagcgctgcgcgggttgctcgaatagtagccgccgttaatgttgctctaacgATGTtgggataattcgatattctgaatctgcaggtCAAACTgtgctgaaatccaaattttcatgaattttgaagccGGGGacccatttaaaaatcaattcaaagtttgtatgggagcaatttgagctatctgccgtttagcctgggttgaagcgaagtgatttgtcaacccagacgaagcagcggatagtatgaaaacagaaagagagtgagagagatgcgtattagtatgggactcgcttgtttggaaaaaaaatcctcgctccagtcgactttttcgatcccatttaggtcccatatgaagtgtacaaaatttcagcgcaatcggtgaaactataacactagtttacagcatttttgaactcggtaagctgatgatcatttttggtatagaatcatgccctgagttcgaaaacgtgaaggaaaaaaattacagtagagcggaaattttttcgactttccatacaaggttgatgatttgaaatcgatttttgttctatttttaagcgaagtcgctcacttcaaacatctcattctccgtaatcaatgctgcgattaagctgaaatttttactgtgactcgcctacatat harbors:
- the LOC109621289 gene encoding CCA tRNA nucleotidyltransferase 1, mitochondrial isoform X1, with the protein product MILSKISNRLVIVRNFRREFTNCFCQRANDRWSEFIVKRRMEASAIARPDPVVLKIDTPEFRSIFTKELEDLIDLFKRYNYEIRVAGGAVRDILMGKCPKDIDIATTATPTEMKEIFTKENIRMVNMNGEKHGTITPRINDKENFEITTLRIDAVTDGRHAEVIHTTDWLLDANRRDLTINSMFLGFDGKVYDYFYGYEDLQKRRVAFVGDPDLRIKEDYLRILRYFRFYGRIAEQENNHDEETLRIIAKNASGLARISGERIWQEWKKILSGNFGCNLTIKMIDCGLAPHMGLPEKPNTDEFKAVFKRVESAHKGEIQPITVLSALLRVPEDAITLNLRLKFTVFERELSYFLTQNREEFKEVDELLPYQQLTLHTIGSAKLKKEYVLELLRYHGKRDLYNQLKEWEIPAFPLKGNALIEKGAPKGQKLGQVMSELKMIWAANQFNMSESELLEHLPSVLEKLELSKKV
- the LOC109621289 gene encoding CCA tRNA nucleotidyltransferase 1, mitochondrial isoform X2, encoding MEASAIARPDPVVLKIDTPEFRSIFTKELEDLIDLFKRYNYEIRVAGGAVRDILMGKCPKDIDIATTATPTEMKEIFTKENIRMVNMNGEKHGTITPRINDKENFEITTLRIDAVTDGRHAEVIHTTDWLLDANRRDLTINSMFLGFDGKVYDYFYGYEDLQKRRVAFVGDPDLRIKEDYLRILRYFRFYGRIAEQENNHDEETLRIIAKNASGLARISGERIWQEWKKILSGNFGCNLTIKMIDCGLAPHMGLPEKPNTDEFKAVFKRVESAHKGEIQPITVLSALLRVPEDAITLNLRLKFTVFERELSYFLTQNREEFKEVDELLPYQQLTLHTIGSAKLKKEYVLELLRYHGKRDLYNQLKEWEIPAFPLKGNALIEKGAPKGQKLGQVMSELKMIWAANQFNMSESELLEHLPSVLEKLELSKKV